The Cryptococcus deuterogattii R265 chromosome 3, complete sequence genome has a segment encoding these proteins:
- a CDS encoding serine/threonine-protein phosphatase PP-X isozyme 1 — protein MSLSSDLDKQIEQLKRCETIPESAVKELCTKAKEILMEEGNVQYVDSPVTICGDIHGQFFDLMELFKIGGFCPETNYIFMGDFVDRGFYSVETFLLLLLLKVRYPDRITLIRGNHESRQITQVYGFYDECQRKYGSSNVWRYCCDVFDYLSLGCVVDGRVFCVHGGLSPAVHRLDQIRVIDRRQEVPHEGPMCDLLWSDPDEEIQGWGMSPRGAGFLFGRDVVEQFNHANDIELVARAHQLVMEGYKLMFDRRIVTVWSAPNYCYRCGNTASVLELDENLRQEYKTFDAAPPDARSIPQKRPMTHEYFL, from the exons ATGTCGCTATCATCAGATCTGGACAA GCAAATCGAGCAGTTAAAACGATGCGAGACTATACCAGAATCAGCAGTAAAAGAGCTATGCacaaaagcaaaggaaatattgatggaggaaggcaaTGTACAATACGTTGATAGTCCAGTAACC ATTTGTGGAGATATACATGGTCAGTTTTTCGATCTTATGGAGCTGTTCAAGATTGGAGGATTTTGCCCCGAGACAAACTACATCTTTATGG GTGACTTCGTCGACCGAGGATTCTACTCTGTCGAAACctttctgcttctcctaTTATTAAAAGTCAGATATCCTGATCGAATCACTCTTATTCGAGGTAACCATGAATCGCGACAAATCACTCAAGTTTATGGATTTTACGACGAGTGTCAGAGGAAATATGGGAGTTCGAATGTTTGGAGATACTGTTGCGACGTGTTTGACTACCTGAGTCTAGGCTGTGTTGTCGACGGGCGGGTGTTCTGTGTCCATGGAGGACTAAGTCCCGCTGTCCATCGGTTAGATCAA ATAAGGGTGATAGATAGACGGCAAGAGGTACCGCACGAGGGGCCCATGTGCGATCTATTATGGTCAGATCCTGACG AGGAAATACAAGGCTGGGGTATGTCACCGAGAGGGGCAGGCTTCTTGTTTGGACGGGATGTTGTTGAA CAATTCAATCACGCAAACGACATAGAATTAGTGGCTAGAGCACATCAGCTGGTGATGGAAGGGTACAAG CTCATGTTCGACCGGCGAATCGTCACTGTTTGGTCAGCGCCCAATTACTGTTACAG ATGTGGAAACACAGCAAGCGTTCTCGAATTAGACGAGAATTTACGCCAAGAATACAAAACCTTTGACGCTGCACCTCCAGATGCCCGGTCAATTCCGCAAAAGCGACCTATGACGCATGAGTACTTTTTGTAA
- a CDS encoding nucleoporin p58/p45 — translation MFGGSKFGGPSTAAATSSPFSFGNASTSTAQPAAGTSNTGGGLFAGFGQNQQQQAQQPATGGSSLFGSFGAKPAAPAAGTTGTGGLFGGSSAQQQQPPASGGGLFGSTTQPQQQTQQTGSGLFGSTTQPQQQQQAGGLFGSTTQPAQQSGGLFGSTAQKPAGTGLFGSTTQPTQQSTGTGLFGSTTQPQQSAGSGLFGSTAPATQQPASTSVFGSTTQQQKPSTSLFGQSTAQPGGSSVFGQITQPAQNQQQELKTSANPGTSTGADKTTKFSDLPEAAQKYIEQLDTAIKNQKSIASTLQTEPLGRAIWQTSLDVKSATEEYSSISHTLKSLKNSISQLRDKMIDQSRDVERIKEIWDIYTSGEGRMGQIRLGAYKEFPHEFFSKVANSMEERVTRYKKTITQLNRVVASLSSDTQTSSPQVIAQTINNHQQAILALAAQLDQLQVRMNGLKAEFTAEWRDKTGSVRDPFEMAREERNVKV, via the exons ATGTTCGGAGG ATCCAAGTTTGGCGGTCCATCAACCGCCGCAGCAACTTCAAGCCCATTCTCATTTGGTAACGCAAGTACATCTACCGCGCAACCAGCTGCTGGTACGAGCAACACGGGGGGTGGGCTCTTTGCTGGATTTGGACAgaaccagcagcagcaagctcAGCAGCCTGCCACAGGAGGATCATCTTTGTTCGGGAGTTTTGGTGCTAAGCCTGCAGCTCCTGCCGCAGGAACAACCGGGACCGGAGGATTATTTGGAGGCTCCAGcgctcagcagcaacaaccGCCTGCCTCTGGTGGTGGTCTTTTTGGCTCAACTACCCAACCTCAGCAGCAGACTCAGCAAACTGGCAGTGGGTTGTTCGGATCGACAACTCAacctcagcagcaacaacaagcaGGTGGTCTCTTCGGGTCTACAACGCAGCCTGCGCAACAATCCGGTGGATTGTTCGGCTCTACAGCTCAGAAACCAGCTGGTACCGGTCTATTTGGATCAACCACTCAGCCCACTCAGCAATCTACCGGCACCGGTTTGTTTGGATCTACCACTCAACCTCAGCAGTCCGCAGGTAGCGGTCTCTTTGGGTCTACAGCTCCAGCTACTCAACAACCAGCCAGTACCAGCGTTTTTGGGTCCACAActcagcagcagaagccCTCTACCTCTTTGTTCGGCCAGTCGACAGCCCAACCAGGTGGATCAAGTGTTTTTGGACAGATTACCCAGCCCGCACAAAATCAGCAACAAGAATTGAAGACTTCTGCCAATCCTGGTACTAGCACAGGCGCGGACAAAACTACCAAGTTCTCGGATCTTCCAGAGGCGGCTCAAAAGTATATTGAGCAGCTTGA CACCGCGATAAAAAACCAAAAGTCCATTGCATCTACCTTGCAGACGGAACCCCTCGGACGAGCTATCTGGCAAACGAGCCTTGATGTCAAGTCAGCTACTGAA GAATATAGCTCTATTTCACACACTCTAAAATCCTTAAAGAACAGCATATCTCAACTTCGTGATAAAATGATTGACCAATCGAGGGATGTTGAGCGAATCAAGGAAATCTGGGACATATATACATCAGGCGAGGGCAGAATGGGACAGATCAGGCTGGGAGCTTACAAGGAATTCCCTCACGA ATTCTTCTCCAAAGTTGCTAATtcgatggaagagagagtgaCGAGATACAAAAAGACTATCACA CAATTGAACCGTGTGGTTGCGTCCCTCTCTTCTGACACCcaaacatcttcaccaCAAGTCATCGCACAGACCATCAACAATCATCAACAAGCTATTCTTGCTCTCGCAGCTCAGTTGGATCAGTTACAAGTGAGAATGAATGGCTTGAAAGCGGAGTTCAC TGCGGAATGGAGAGATAAAACGGGTTCAGTGAGGGATCCATTCGAGATGGCtagggaagagaggaacGTCAAGGTGTAA